A window of the Butyricimonas virosa genome harbors these coding sequences:
- a CDS encoding RagB/SusD family nutrient uptake outer membrane protein translates to MKKLRYIISNGLLVILMSLCSCESWINVTPSDRLSEDMLFKDREGFVKALNGVYIELNTTQLYGLDLTAGALDAMGQYYTNFSSSSHAFHQYIKLIFTETNEKTLFDNMWKKCYLVIANCNTIIEKCGKKNDNLPEPYFSMIKGEALALRGMLHFDMLRLFGPIPSELSKESIPYQTTSKQQMSSLLPGTEALELVIKDLKDALDLLKMSDPYLVENKNVYDDTDVNLRQFRMNYYAVKALLARVYLWGGDRTLAYATAIEILKAVRDSGTELFPFVTNAAATSSSTPDRVFSTEVLFGCYNSSRGTIHETLFAPTLETAKILTFAGTLNSGRVEELYDDKNDYRYKIWATYNNNGNSVLYHRKYEDFEDNSGTRTYRYMVPLIRLSEVYLIAAECCDDLDEAVGYLNTLRNARNCFSVYPTVDGLKNYIALEYRKEMLGEGQMFFFYKRKEIVNIPDGTQASGTKNVELNKYVVPLPDSETSQRTNTDTSK, encoded by the coding sequence ATGAAAAAACTGAGATATATAATAAGTAATGGATTGCTAGTTATCCTGATGTCCTTGTGTTCCTGTGAATCTTGGATTAATGTTACACCTTCAGATAGGCTATCAGAGGACATGCTTTTTAAGGATCGTGAAGGTTTTGTGAAAGCATTGAATGGTGTTTATATAGAATTGAATACAACCCAATTGTACGGGTTGGATTTGACGGCTGGGGCTTTGGATGCCATGGGACAGTATTACACGAATTTTTCATCATCATCGCACGCTTTTCATCAGTATATAAAGTTAATTTTTACTGAAACGAATGAAAAGACGTTGTTTGATAATATGTGGAAGAAGTGCTATTTGGTGATAGCTAATTGTAACACGATTATTGAAAAATGCGGAAAGAAGAATGATAATTTACCCGAGCCTTATTTCAGCATGATCAAGGGGGAAGCTTTGGCGTTGCGTGGCATGCTGCATTTTGATATGTTGCGGCTTTTTGGGCCGATTCCTTCCGAGTTGAGCAAAGAGAGTATCCCTTATCAGACAACGTCTAAACAACAGATGTCATCCCTGTTACCCGGGACGGAAGCGTTGGAGTTGGTGATAAAAGATTTGAAGGATGCTTTAGATTTGTTGAAGATGTCTGATCCTTATTTAGTTGAGAATAAAAACGTGTATGACGATACGGATGTGAATTTACGTCAATTCAGAATGAATTATTATGCGGTGAAAGCTTTGTTAGCCAGAGTTTATTTGTGGGGAGGTGATAGGACTTTGGCATACGCTACGGCGATAGAAATATTGAAGGCCGTTCGGGATTCGGGTACGGAATTGTTTCCATTTGTAACGAATGCGGCCGCAACAAGTAGTTCTACTCCTGACCGAGTGTTTTCAACTGAGGTATTATTTGGTTGTTATAATTCTTCCCGTGGGACAATTCATGAGACGCTGTTTGCCCCTACTCTTGAGACGGCAAAAATCTTGACTTTTGCCGGAACTTTGAATAGCGGACGGGTTGAAGAGTTGTATGATGATAAGAATGATTATCGCTACAAGATTTGGGCGACTTATAATAATAACGGGAATTCGGTTTTATATCACCGAAAATATGAAGATTTCGAGGATAATTCCGGTACGAGAACTTATCGTTACATGGTACCGTTGATCCGATTGAGCGAGGTGTATTTGATCGCTGCGGAATGTTGTGATGATTTGGATGAAGCTGTCGGTTATTTGAATACCCTTCGTAATGCCCGGAATTGTTTCAGTGTTTATCCGACAGTCGATGGATTAAAAAATTATATTGCTTTGGAATATCGAAAGGAGATGTTGGGTGAGGGGCAAATGTTCTTTTTCTATAAACGGAAAGAGATTGTGAATATTCCTGATGGAACGCAGGCAAGCGGAACGAAGAATGTTGAGTTGAATAAATATGTTGTTCCGCTACCGGATAGTGAAACCAGTCAAAGAACGAATACGGATACTTCTAAATAG
- a CDS encoding GH92 family glycosyl hydrolase: MRHIIIVLALLACKFVYAQEQPLISYVRPLVGTSGYGNIYPGSQIPFGGIQISPDTDFDYYDAAAGYKYDHATLLGFSLTHLSGTGIPDLGDFLFMPGTGKIHFTPGTHEKPDSGYRSRYSHDREWTSPNYYGVDLLDYRVKAEMTSGIRSGILRFTYPASDSSFVLLDLNHTLWQSCPWSNLRVENDSTLTGYKLVKGWGPERHVYFTAVFSRPFEDFGIMQDTIPVIYNTKRFRSHLEAWGKDLRFWMRFPTREGEMITVKVAISAVSTEGAANNMQELEGKDFASLKAEGEKLWEEQLSKFVIEGTQQQKETFYTSVYHAFLHPFIFQDADGRFRELDKNIGQAEGFTNYTVFSLWDTYRALHPLFHLVQREINADIINSMLVHYDKSVEHMLPIWSFYGNETWCMIGYHAVSVIADAIMKDVKGFDYERAYEAMKTTATNLHYDCLPEYTKLGWVPFDKEKESVSKSLEYAYDDYCIARVAEKLGKTEDYRFFMKRALSYKNLIDPETKYMRGRDSQGNWRTPFSPIAYQGPGSVRGWGDITEGFTLQYTWYVPHDIQGYINEAGESLLLERLDSMFVTKMADDIPGAHDIQGRIGAYWHGNEPCHQILYFYNYLKQPWKCQEKLRYIMDTFYGNTPDALSGNDDCGQMSAWYIFNTMGFYPTAPSSNIYNLGSPGLAAVDMQMSNGKHIRVTTKNWSKKNVYVKEVYLNGKKYDKSYITYDDLKEGMDLHFVMSGRPNYKRGVSDHAVPPSISGKRIW, translated from the coding sequence ATGAGACATATCATTATTGTTTTAGCTTTACTGGCATGTAAATTTGTGTATGCTCAGGAACAGCCGTTAATCTCGTACGTGCGGCCGTTGGTTGGTACTTCCGGGTACGGAAATATTTATCCCGGTTCACAAATTCCTTTCGGTGGAATTCAGATTAGTCCTGACACGGATTTTGATTATTATGATGCTGCGGCAGGGTATAAGTATGATCACGCAACCTTACTTGGTTTTAGTTTAACGCATTTGAGTGGTACGGGAATTCCGGATTTGGGAGATTTTCTTTTTATGCCGGGTACGGGTAAGATTCATTTTACTCCCGGAACACACGAGAAACCAGATTCCGGTTATCGTTCCCGTTATAGTCATGATCGGGAATGGACTTCCCCGAATTATTACGGGGTAGATTTGTTGGATTACAGGGTGAAGGCCGAAATGACCTCTGGTATACGGAGTGGTATTTTACGATTCACTTATCCGGCCTCCGATAGCTCTTTTGTCTTGCTGGATTTGAATCACACGCTTTGGCAAAGTTGTCCGTGGAGTAATCTTCGGGTAGAAAATGATTCCACGTTGACCGGGTATAAGTTGGTGAAAGGTTGGGGACCGGAACGTCACGTGTATTTCACGGCAGTATTTTCCCGGCCGTTCGAGGATTTTGGAATCATGCAGGATACGATACCAGTGATCTATAACACGAAACGTTTCCGTAGTCATTTGGAGGCTTGGGGAAAGGATTTACGTTTTTGGATGCGTTTTCCGACCCGGGAAGGCGAAATGATTACCGTGAAAGTAGCTATTTCTGCTGTTAGCACGGAGGGGGCCGCGAACAATATGCAGGAACTGGAAGGAAAGGATTTCGCTTCTTTGAAGGCGGAAGGGGAGAAGTTGTGGGAAGAACAGTTGTCAAAGTTCGTGATAGAAGGAACACAACAACAAAAAGAGACTTTTTATACTTCTGTTTATCATGCTTTCTTGCATCCCTTTATTTTCCAAGATGCCGACGGGCGTTTCCGGGAGTTGGATAAGAATATCGGACAGGCGGAAGGTTTCACGAATTATACGGTATTCTCTTTGTGGGATACGTACAGGGCTTTACATCCCTTGTTTCATTTAGTGCAACGGGAGATAAATGCGGATATTATCAATTCCATGCTAGTACACTATGATAAAAGTGTGGAACACATGTTGCCTATTTGGTCTTTTTACGGGAACGAGACGTGGTGTATGATCGGTTATCATGCCGTGTCCGTGATTGCCGACGCCATCATGAAAGATGTGAAAGGATTTGATTACGAGCGGGCTTACGAGGCCATGAAAACGACTGCCACAAACCTGCACTATGATTGTCTGCCGGAATACACGAAATTGGGATGGGTTCCTTTTGATAAGGAGAAAGAATCGGTATCCAAGAGCTTGGAATATGCTTATGATGATTATTGTATCGCCCGGGTTGCCGAGAAGTTGGGGAAAACGGAAGATTATCGCTTCTTTATGAAACGTGCGTTGTCATATAAGAATTTGATAGACCCGGAAACCAAGTATATGCGTGGGCGGGATAGTCAGGGGAACTGGCGTACACCTTTCTCTCCGATCGCGTATCAGGGACCGGGTTCCGTGCGTGGTTGGGGGGATATTACAGAAGGTTTTACTTTACAATATACCTGGTATGTACCTCATGATATTCAGGGATATATCAATGAAGCGGGTGAAAGTTTGTTGCTGGAGAGGTTGGATTCTATGTTCGTGACCAAGATGGCCGATGATATTCCGGGGGCCCATGATATTCAAGGGCGTATTGGGGCATATTGGCATGGTAATGAACCTTGTCATCAGATATTGTATTTTTACAATTACCTGAAACAACCGTGGAAATGTCAGGAAAAGTTACGCTATATCATGGATACTTTTTACGGGAACACACCGGATGCATTGAGTGGGAATGACGATTGCGGGCAGATGTCGGCCTGGTATATATTCAACACGATGGGTTTTTACCCCACAGCTCCGTCAAGTAATATTTATAACTTGGGTTCACCGGGATTGGCTGCCGTGGATATGCAAATGAGTAATGGCAAGCATATTCGGGTGACAACCAAGAATTGGTCCAAGAAAAATGTATACGTGAAGGAGGTTTATTTGAATGGTAAGAAGTACGATAAGTCATACATCACTTATGATGATCTTAAAGAAGGAATGGATTTGCATTTCGTGATGAGTGGGCGTCCCAATTACAAGCGGGGGGTGTCAGATCATGCTGTTCCACCTTCAATTTCAGGGAAAAGAATCTGGTAA
- a CDS encoding SusC/RagA family TonB-linked outer membrane protein, producing the protein MRLCCIFVMFFVFSVSARSLGQEQVVTLKLTKVSLYELFDAIHKQTGLRFLYNAEQMNTVSSVDVSVKNKKVCDVLTDVLAGTSLTTVFDKDLVMLVKRTEALQQKTKEIKIVGKVTDTQKQPIPGVTVVVKGTTLGAVTDQDGMYALRLPQMKEDFLLIYSFIGMESQEIKYQGKDTINVVLREDVKQVDEVVVTGIFTRKKESFTGSSTTFTTKELKMVGNSNILQSLKTLDPAFAIMENNEFGSDPNHLPNIEIRGKTSVIGLTEEYNTDPNQPLFILDGFESTLATISDLSVDRVASITILKDAAATAIYGAKAANGVVVVETKAPEAGQLRLNYTGNLNFTFADLSDYNLMNAEEKLEYELLCGAIYQSMGPDGYLGSVEQEVKYNNRLAEVRRGVDTYWLNEPLRFATTHKHNVFLEGGDESFRYGIGGSYGKTQGVMKGSDRDVVNGNVRLMYRKGQLSFTNSFNVDYTIAKRVSVPFSKFARVNPYFRKTDENGDPVKILESYSYLDLSTISIKTENVYGPYYDLCNNNFDHTKTFGFTNNFEMNWRPVEELQVRGKIGLNKSSELAQKFSSPFNAAYVGVETDKKGEYTESNKYIFGYDGDLSVTYGKLLAERHMVNAVAGMRFTQSSSDVSGYTMRSFSDDEFSNPIFAQDYNKDKKVFQEVKRRTASYYVNLGYSYRNRYLFDASWRADGASVFGVNKLFTNTWSVGLGWNVHNEAFFEGVEWIDQLKLRASIGNPGNQNFDAYIAMKIYYYNSHHTNPWGVSTLIKTFGNEDLEWQKTLDRNIGFDLYLLDNRLRVNFDYFSKKTDPLLVYVGMPSSTGTTSSPTNVGEQLTKGYTVMLNYAVIKRENVLWSVNATLRHLASEYRDVSRYLDKFNADNKSKNMLRYYDGGSPSDLWAVRSAGIDAITGREIFIRKDGSQTFTHSYDDEVVVGNSDPDFEGVIGTSFYYKGFSISANFRYRVGGQIFLSTLYEKVENISVDDAHYNQDKRALYDRWKQPGDNAKFKAISITDETPMSSRFVADNNVFSGESISMGYESQGKWLRTIGASSFYVRVYMNDIFRVSTVKNERGIDYPFARSVSMSLGLRF; encoded by the coding sequence ATGAGATTGTGTTGCATTTTTGTCATGTTTTTCGTGTTTTCTGTGTCGGCTAGAAGCTTGGGGCAGGAACAGGTTGTAACGCTAAAGTTGACGAAGGTAAGCTTGTACGAGTTGTTTGATGCGATTCACAAGCAAACGGGGTTACGTTTTTTGTATAATGCGGAACAGATGAATACGGTTTCTTCGGTTGATGTCAGCGTGAAGAATAAAAAGGTATGTGACGTGTTGACGGACGTGTTGGCAGGAACTTCTTTGACAACCGTTTTCGACAAAGATTTGGTTATGCTAGTTAAACGAACAGAGGCTTTGCAGCAAAAGACGAAAGAAATTAAGATTGTTGGGAAAGTGACGGATACGCAGAAACAACCCATTCCGGGCGTAACCGTGGTTGTTAAAGGAACTACATTAGGTGCTGTGACAGATCAAGACGGAATGTATGCATTGAGATTACCTCAGATGAAAGAAGATTTTTTACTGATATATTCGTTTATCGGGATGGAATCTCAAGAAATAAAGTATCAGGGGAAGGACACGATTAATGTTGTGCTGCGGGAAGATGTGAAACAGGTTGATGAAGTGGTTGTTACTGGTATATTTACTCGTAAAAAAGAGAGTTTCACGGGTTCTTCAACAACATTCACGACGAAAGAGTTGAAGATGGTTGGTAATTCTAATATTTTACAAAGTTTGAAGACTTTGGATCCCGCTTTTGCGATCATGGAAAATAATGAATTTGGTTCTGACCCGAATCATTTGCCGAATATTGAGATTCGTGGTAAGACTAGTGTTATTGGTTTGACTGAAGAATATAATACAGATCCCAATCAACCATTGTTCATTCTGGACGGTTTTGAATCGACATTGGCAACAATTAGTGATTTGAGTGTGGATAGAGTGGCAAGTATCACCATATTGAAGGATGCGGCAGCCACCGCAATTTACGGGGCAAAAGCAGCCAATGGTGTTGTTGTTGTAGAAACGAAAGCTCCGGAAGCCGGGCAGTTGAGGTTGAATTATACAGGAAACTTAAATTTTACTTTTGCCGATTTGTCGGATTATAATTTGATGAATGCCGAAGAAAAATTGGAATACGAGTTACTTTGTGGGGCGATTTACCAGAGTATGGGACCCGACGGATATCTGGGGTCTGTTGAGCAAGAAGTTAAATATAACAATCGTTTAGCCGAAGTGCGGAGGGGAGTAGATACTTATTGGTTGAATGAACCTTTACGGTTTGCAACAACTCATAAGCATAATGTATTTCTTGAAGGTGGTGATGAGAGTTTTCGTTACGGTATAGGTGGGAGTTACGGTAAGACACAGGGGGTAATGAAAGGATCTGATCGGGATGTAGTAAATGGAAATGTTCGGTTGATGTATCGTAAAGGGCAGTTATCTTTTACTAATTCGTTTAATGTTGATTATACTATAGCCAAAAGGGTAAGTGTACCTTTTTCCAAATTTGCCCGAGTAAATCCTTATTTCCGTAAGACGGATGAGAATGGAGATCCGGTAAAAATTCTGGAATCTTATTCTTATTTGGATCTTTCGACAATTTCAATAAAAACGGAGAATGTATATGGGCCTTATTATGATTTATGTAATAATAATTTTGATCATACCAAAACTTTTGGTTTTACGAATAATTTCGAAATGAACTGGCGGCCGGTTGAAGAGTTGCAGGTAAGAGGAAAGATCGGGTTAAATAAATCGAGTGAGTTGGCCCAGAAATTTTCTTCTCCTTTTAATGCAGCGTACGTGGGTGTCGAGACGGATAAAAAGGGAGAATACACGGAATCCAACAAATATATTTTCGGGTATGATGGTGATTTGAGTGTTACTTACGGTAAATTGTTGGCAGAGCGCCACATGGTGAATGCTGTTGCCGGGATGCGTTTTACCCAGTCTTCTTCAGATGTAAGCGGTTACACGATGCGTAGTTTTAGTGATGATGAGTTTTCAAATCCAATCTTTGCTCAAGATTATAATAAGGATAAAAAAGTATTCCAAGAAGTGAAACGTAGAACAGCTAGTTATTATGTGAATTTAGGTTATTCTTATCGGAATCGTTATTTGTTCGATGCCAGTTGGCGTGCAGACGGGGCTTCAGTTTTCGGAGTCAATAAGTTGTTCACTAATACTTGGTCAGTGGGGTTGGGATGGAATGTACATAATGAAGCATTCTTTGAAGGTGTAGAATGGATAGATCAGTTGAAATTGAGAGCTTCTATCGGGAATCCCGGTAATCAGAATTTTGATGCCTATATCGCTATGAAGATTTACTACTATAATAGTCATCATACAAACCCGTGGGGGGTGAGCACGTTGATCAAGACGTTTGGAAACGAGGATTTGGAATGGCAAAAAACGTTGGATCGTAATATCGGTTTTGATTTGTATTTATTGGATAATCGTTTGCGAGTGAATTTCGATTATTTTTCGAAGAAAACAGACCCGTTGCTAGTATATGTCGGGATGCCTTCGTCGACAGGAACGACTTCCTCGCCTACAAATGTTGGAGAACAATTGACGAAGGGGTACACGGTTATGTTGAATTATGCAGTGATAAAACGTGAAAATGTGCTTTGGTCCGTGAATGCGACATTACGTCATTTGGCTTCCGAGTACCGGGATGTTAGTCGGTATCTGGATAAGTTTAACGCGGATAATAAATCGAAAAATATGCTGAGGTATTATGACGGTGGTAGTCCTTCTGATTTATGGGCAGTTCGTTCGGCAGGTATTGATGCAATCACGGGTCGTGAAATCTTTATTCGTAAAGATGGTTCTCAAACTTTCACGCATAGTTATGATGACGAGGTTGTTGTCGGGAATAGTGATCCGGATTTTGAAGGTGTTATCGGGACCTCGTTTTATTATAAAGGTTTTTCTATTTCGGCTAACTTCCGTTACCGGGTGGGAGGACAGATATTCCTTTCTACATTGTACGAGAAGGTGGAGAATATTTCCGTGGATGATGCTCATTATAATCAAGATAAGCGGGCTTTGTATGATCGTTGGAAACAGCCTGGCGATAACGCAAAATTTAAAGCTATTTCAATAACCGACGAGACTCCGATGTCTTCTCGTTTCGTTGCTGACAATAATGTCTTCTCGGGAGAGTCTATTTCGATGGGGTATGAATCTCAAGGGAAATGGCTGCGAACTATCGGTGCTTCTTCATTTTACGTGAGGGTCTACATGAATGATATTTTTAGAGTGTCTACCGTGAAAAATGAAAGGGGAATTGATTACCCGTTTGCTCGTTCGGTTTCGATGTCTTTAGGTTTGAGATTTTAA
- a CDS encoding PKD-like family lipoprotein, which produces MKKVLYVLLGIFFAACYDDKGSYDYHDVNETTIEGINGSYNVTMGVTTLKIDPKVTMTMADPEDTTRFQYEWRANVAYNSTVLLGTTRTLDYPVKLDPRSYTLYFRVIDRQTDLVAVATASLNVGAPYSRGILLIGENREGEADVQMLAMSTDTVLCRDLLADSGLPVLRDPVDVIHTGYNSNDKCIKLWVLTKSQAYSMDRKTFKGNETDVFSKLLYLSQSYDSDFVPVDIIPRIKDNLGNVASTYNRAVVCNNGYIFVGSSVLMGGDYYIDPVNREESNPNVWLKAKPYLLYSLKKYNGGIVWYDETNERFMRVKSSYDSFSKTMNDVEGDPFDWDQRKTGRTMVYGENTFNTDGGSTNGNSFALLKDGSGEFYIYKFYVSSSVAKRDAYTISSSLAIDFDKADFYAFSSRRTVVFYAVGSRLYAYDYNKGNEKCYLLEDFGEDQITMLKCDTQIEPSANPVYVATYNNANGGTLRKYIQDMNPDKVEVTPVSNSCWTGLTKIKKMSWRAAN; this is translated from the coding sequence ATGAAGAAAGTATTATATGTATTGTTAGGAATATTTTTTGCAGCCTGTTATGATGACAAGGGTTCTTACGATTATCATGATGTAAATGAAACTACTATCGAGGGGATAAATGGTAGTTATAATGTGACGATGGGAGTAACGACTTTAAAGATTGATCCTAAAGTTACTATGACAATGGCAGATCCAGAGGATACGACACGGTTCCAGTACGAATGGAGGGCTAACGTGGCTTATAATAGTACTGTTTTATTGGGGACAACACGCACGTTGGATTACCCGGTAAAACTGGATCCTCGTAGTTATACGTTGTATTTTAGAGTAATTGATCGCCAGACTGATCTTGTGGCAGTCGCAACAGCCTCACTTAATGTCGGGGCTCCTTATTCAAGGGGTATCCTGTTGATCGGAGAAAACCGGGAAGGTGAAGCGGATGTACAAATGTTGGCTATGAGCACTGATACTGTATTATGTAGGGATTTATTGGCAGATAGCGGTTTACCTGTTTTGAGAGATCCTGTGGATGTAATTCACACTGGTTACAATAGTAATGATAAGTGTATCAAATTGTGGGTGTTGACAAAATCCCAGGCTTATTCCATGGATCGTAAAACGTTTAAGGGAAATGAGACGGATGTATTCTCTAAATTATTGTATTTATCTCAATCTTACGATTCGGACTTTGTGCCGGTGGATATTATTCCACGTATAAAAGATAATTTGGGAAATGTTGCCAGTACCTATAATCGGGCTGTTGTTTGTAACAATGGGTATATATTTGTCGGATCGTCCGTATTGATGGGAGGAGATTATTATATTGATCCTGTAAATAGAGAAGAGTCAAATCCTAATGTTTGGTTAAAAGCTAAACCTTATTTATTGTACAGTTTGAAAAAATATAATGGTGGAATTGTATGGTATGATGAAACGAATGAACGCTTTATGCGAGTGAAGTCTTCATATGATTCGTTCTCAAAAACAATGAATGATGTGGAAGGTGATCCTTTCGATTGGGACCAGCGCAAAACGGGACGTACGATGGTGTATGGAGAAAACACGTTTAACACGGATGGGGGATCGACGAATGGTAATTCTTTTGCTCTTCTTAAAGATGGCTCCGGAGAATTTTATATTTATAAGTTTTATGTCTCATCCAGTGTGGCGAAACGAGATGCTTACACGATTAGCTCTTCTCTGGCGATAGATTTTGATAAAGCGGATTTTTACGCTTTCTCTTCTCGTCGTACAGTAGTATTTTATGCGGTCGGTTCGCGATTGTATGCTTATGATTATAATAAGGGGAACGAAAAATGTTATTTATTGGAGGATTTCGGAGAAGATCAAATAACGATGTTGAAGTGTGATACCCAGATAGAACCTTCTGCTAATCCGGTTTACGTGGCGACTTATAATAATGCGAATGGAGGTACGTTACGTAAATATATTCAAGACATGAATCCGGATAAGGTGGAGGTAACTCCTGTGTCAAATTCTTGTTGGACAGGTTTGACAAAGATTAAAAAAATGAGTTGGAGAGCTGCTAATTAA
- a CDS encoding DUF4843 domain-containing protein, which produces MKKIFYYILMLPIFLSGCEKDLMDYEGLEGVYFAVQWGNSWGSERTWPYQPFTEVKFMQLGNADTATVDIKVMVTGSVKDYDRTFRVEVNPDSTTAVVNVDYLPLENDIMIGAGEYMAMVPVRLIRTESLQHGEKVLGLKLVENQYFKLAFPEWDAVKGFTSGDVREHFDASLHEIRFSDMMVRPTEWIGTDSSPYYDGAESGSWGAFSRKKLEMICERFDLTYNDFMSKTTMPLALQMLIAKTMSQLLIDRYNAKDPVLEDDGRLMYFDGCPWASKIGVPWIPDEGYYD; this is translated from the coding sequence ATGAAAAAGATATTCTATTATATATTGATGTTACCGATCTTTTTATCGGGGTGTGAAAAAGATTTGATGGATTATGAAGGATTGGAGGGAGTGTATTTCGCGGTGCAATGGGGAAACTCGTGGGGAAGTGAACGCACTTGGCCTTATCAGCCCTTCACAGAGGTGAAATTCATGCAATTGGGAAATGCGGATACGGCCACGGTTGATATAAAAGTGATGGTTACCGGTTCTGTGAAGGATTATGATCGAACTTTTCGGGTAGAAGTAAATCCGGATAGCACTACAGCCGTGGTGAATGTGGATTATCTGCCACTGGAGAACGATATTATGATTGGGGCCGGGGAATATATGGCGATGGTTCCCGTCAGGTTAATACGTACCGAATCTCTCCAGCATGGAGAAAAGGTTTTAGGGTTGAAATTGGTAGAAAATCAGTATTTCAAACTTGCTTTTCCGGAATGGGATGCAGTGAAAGGTTTTACGAGTGGAGATGTTCGTGAACATTTTGATGCATCCTTGCATGAAATCCGGTTTAGTGATATGATGGTCAGGCCAACGGAATGGATCGGAACGGATAGTTCTCCTTATTATGATGGTGCAGAATCGGGGTCTTGGGGGGCTTTCAGCCGTAAGAAGCTAGAGATGATTTGCGAGCGTTTTGATTTGACATATAATGATTTTATGAGTAAGACAACGATGCCGTTAGCGTTACAGATGTTGATTGCAAAAACGATGTCTCAGCTTTTAATTGATCGGTATAATGCTAAAGATCCGGTGTTGGAAGATGATGGACGTCTGATGTATTTTGACGGTTGTCCTTGGGCATCTAAAATCGGGGTACCCTGGATTCCGGATGAAGGTTATTATGATTGA
- a CDS encoding TlpA family protein disulfide reductase, translating into MKRIIVLLVFVFTTFFSASAGIVKISGSLKDFKIRKVEIKNCGIAVNIHDRKMLIEVDSNGLFQLELKLKRPTYYLIGHNLLYLSPGDDLKVKLGHAVARGQFQGVGEEANVYLKGRERLSGWKMFDPMKWALDSNSRIPTFDECRIKIDSLIGVRLQELNRLTKVDDRFRELETIRVKACQVQIYLDYFSYGQLSRWDDTAEVKQEKKNAFYQTIKLFVEPLLKELTASDDYLELAEVRDVLGECYSSNVFEFPQSVTFLELMKVQENASLLDCGLKKADYKLYKDFTRKIQNKDLKQAFSAKLQRRAILMEGRLAPDILLKDIDGNELKLSDLKGKPLFVDIWATWCLPCLAQMPRFQELSEKYPGIQFVGISIDLEVKRWKEKLEKEGIPPRIKEYLADPYALQESWDLASIPRFILIDRDFKIITAFATRPSEKEEIETILNSVK; encoded by the coding sequence ATGAAGAGGATAATAGTATTGTTGGTATTTGTATTTACTACATTCTTTTCTGCGAGTGCGGGTATCGTTAAGATATCCGGCTCGTTGAAGGATTTCAAAATAAGAAAAGTAGAAATAAAAAACTGTGGAATTGCTGTAAATATACATGACCGTAAAATGTTGATCGAGGTTGATTCTAACGGTTTGTTTCAGTTGGAGTTGAAATTGAAACGACCGACTTATTACTTGATCGGTCATAATTTGTTGTATTTGTCGCCTGGGGATGATTTGAAAGTGAAGTTGGGGCATGCTGTAGCTCGTGGACAATTTCAAGGAGTAGGGGAAGAGGCAAATGTTTACTTAAAAGGACGTGAGCGATTAAGTGGCTGGAAGATGTTTGATCCTATGAAATGGGCCTTGGATTCAAATAGCAGAATACCGACTTTTGATGAGTGTCGGATAAAGATAGATTCTCTGATCGGGGTTCGGTTGCAAGAATTGAATCGGTTGACGAAAGTAGATGATCGGTTCCGCGAATTGGAAACTATTCGAGTTAAAGCTTGTCAAGTGCAAATTTATTTGGATTATTTTTCGTACGGACAATTGAGTAGATGGGATGACACGGCGGAGGTGAAACAGGAAAAGAAAAATGCTTTCTACCAGACGATCAAACTCTTTGTTGAACCGTTGTTGAAAGAATTGACAGCTTCTGATGATTATCTGGAACTTGCGGAAGTTCGGGATGTGTTGGGTGAATGCTATTCTTCCAATGTATTTGAGTTTCCACAATCGGTGACATTTTTGGAATTGATGAAAGTACAGGAGAATGCGAGTTTATTGGACTGTGGACTGAAGAAGGCAGACTATAAATTGTATAAAGATTTCACGCGGAAAATCCAAAACAAGGATTTAAAACAAGCATTTTCAGCTAAGTTACAAAGAAGAGCGATTTTGATGGAAGGTCGTTTGGCTCCGGATATCCTTTTGAAAGATATTGACGGGAATGAATTGAAATTAAGTGATCTGAAGGGAAAACCGTTGTTCGTGGATATATGGGCTACTTGGTGTTTACCTTGTTTGGCTCAGATGCCTCGTTTTCAAGAATTGAGTGAAAAATATCCCGGGATTCAATTTGTTGGAATATCTATTGATTTGGAGGTGAAACGTTGGAAAGAGAAATTAGAAAAGGAAGGGATTCCTCCTCGTATTAAGGAATATTTGGCTGATCCTTATGCTTTGCAGGAGTCTTGGGATCTGGCTTCTATTCCTCGTTTTATTTTGATCGACAGGGATTTTAAAATTATTACGGCTTTTGCGACTCGTCCTTCTGAAAAAGAAGAGATTGAAACAATATTGAATAGTGTAAAATAA